A part of Oncorhynchus masou masou isolate Uvic2021 chromosome 30, UVic_Omas_1.1, whole genome shotgun sequence genomic DNA contains:
- the LOC135522705 gene encoding rho guanine nucleotide exchange factor 4-like isoform X3 yields the protein MGVQDKRTRPQLISDGSCVYAEALWDHVTMDDQELGFKAGDVIEVVDATNKEWWWGRILDSEGWFPASFVRLRVNQDEPMEEYLAQLEEAGAGEVDRPGVGLILGPGLPCKDQMRTNVINEIMGTERDYIKHLKDICEGYIKQCRKRIDMFTEEQLRCIFGNIEDIYRFQKKLLKGLEKRFNKEQPHLSEIGSCFLEHQTDFQIYSEYCNNHPNACVQLSRLMKTNKYVFFFEACRLLQKMIDISLDGFLLTPVQKICKYPLQLAELLKYTNPQHRDYKDVEAALNAMKNVARLINERKRRLENIDKIAQWQSSIEDWEGEDILSMSSDLIFSGELTKISQPQARSQQRMFFLFDHQMVYCKKDLLRRDMLYYKGRMDMDLMEVVDVEDGKEKDFNVSVKNALKLRSLAGDEVHLLCAKKPEQKQRWLRAFQDERTQVQHDLETGFSITEVQKKQAMLNACKSHPAGKPKAVTRPYYDFLLRQKHPSLPSTVPQQQVFMLAEPKRKATTFWQNIGRLTPFKK from the exons ATGGGAGTCCAGGATAAAAGGACGAGACCACAG CTGATCAGTGATGGCAGCTGTGTGTACGCCGAGGCCCTGTGGGACCATGTCACCATGGACGACCAGGAGCTTGGCTTCAAGGCGGGGGACGTCATCGAGGTAGTGGATGCCACCAACAAGGAGTGGTGGTGGGGACGCATCCTGGACAGTGAGGGCTGGTTCCCAGCTAGCTTTGTTCGG TTGCGTGTGAACCAGGATGAGCCCATGGAGGAGTACCTAGCCCAGCTGgaggaggctggggctggggaagtGGACCGGCCAGGGGTGGGTCTGATCCTGGGACCAGGCCTGCCGTGTAAGGACCAGATGAGGACTAACGTTATCAATGAGATcatgggcacagagagagactacatcaAACACCTCAAAGACATCTGTGAG GGTTACATCAAGCAGTGCCGTAAGAGGATAGACATGTTCACAGAGGAGCAACTGCGGTGTATATTTGGCAACATCGAAGACATCTACCGCTTCCAGAAGAAGTTACTGAAAGGTCTGGAGAAGCGGTTCAACAAGGAGCAGCCGCACCTCAGCGAGATCGGATCCTGCTTCCTCGAACAT cAAACAGACTTCCAGATCTACTCGGAGTACTGTAACAACCACCCCAACGCCTGTGTGCAGTTGTCCAGACTGATGAAGACCAACAAGTACGTGTTCTTCTTCGAGGCCTGTCGTCTGCTGCAGAAGATGATTGACATCTCGCTGGATGGCTTCCTGCTCACGCCCGTTCAGAAGATCTGCAAGTACCCTCTGCAGCTGGCCGAGCTACTGAAATACACCAACCCTCAGCATAG GGACTATAAGGACGTGGAGGCTGCCTTGAACGCCATGAAGAACGTGGCCAGGCTGATCAACGAGAGGAAGCGGCGCCTGGAGAACATCGACAAGATCGCCCAATGGCAGAGCTCCATAGAGGACTGGGAG GGAGAAGACATCCTCAGTATGAGTTCAGATCTGATCTTCTCTGGAGAGCTGACGAAGATCTCCCAGCCTCAGGCTAGGAGCCAGCAGCGCATGTTCTTCCTCTTCGACCACCAGATGGTCTACTGCAAAAAG GACCTCCTGCGCAGGGACATGCTGTACTATAAGGGTCGTATGGACATGGACCTGATGGAGGTGGTGGATGTGGAGGACGGGAAGGAAAAGGACTTCAACGTGTCGGTGAAGAACGCTCTGAAGCTGCGCTCGCTGGCGGGGGACGAGGTCCACCTGCTGTGTGCCAAGAAGCCCGAGCAGAAACAACGCTGGCTCCGAGCCTTCCAGGACGAGAGGACGCAGGTGCAGCACGACCTCGAAACAG GATTCTCCATCACTGAGGTCCAGAAGAAACAGGCCATGCTGAACGCCTGCAAAAGCCATCCAGCTGGGAAGCCCAAAG cggTGACCCGGCCCTACTATGACTTCCTGCTGCGTCAGAAGCACCCGTCTCTGCCCAGCACCGTACCCCAGCAGCAGGTCTTCATGCTGGCTGAGCCCAAACGCAAGGCAACCACCTTCTGGCAAAACATCGGCAGACTGACGCCTTTCAAGAAGTGA